actatctggcttgttcgtgTGTTCTGCTCGCTACGTACTGTCTGGCTTGTTAATGTTTTCTGCTCGCTATGTACTAACTGGCTTGTTGATTTGTTCTGCtcaccacgtactatctggctggttcatgtgttctgttcaccttgTACTTTCTGGCTTGTTCATTTGTTCTGCTCGACagatactatctggcttgtccatgtgttctgctcgccacatgcTATCTTGCTTTTCCAAGTGTTCTGCTCCcctcgtactatctggcttgttgatgtgttctgctcgccacatactatctggtttgttcatgtgttctgcttgccacatactatctatcttgttcatgtgttctgatagccacgtactatctggcgtgTTCATTTGTTCTCCTCGCCAGGTACTATCTGACATCTTAATgttttctgctcgccacgtactatctggtttgttcatgtgttctgttccCCATTTACTATCTGGCTTTTTTATGTGTTCTTcttgccacgtactatctggcttgacaTGAGTTCTGCTCGctacatactatctggcttgttcatgtattctgctcgccacatactatctatcttgttcatgtgttctgctcgctacGGACAATCTGGTTTGTTGATGTgatctgctcgccacgtactatctagCTTCTTCATGTGTACTATCTGGCATGCTCAAATGTTCTGCTCGCGACAtattatctggcttgttcatttgttctgctcgccaggtaatgtctggcttgttcatgtattCTGCTCGCCAAGTACTATCAGGCTTGTTTATTTGTTCTGCACGCCACATACTATATCGCTTGTTCAAGTGTTCTGCTTGCCacttactatctggcttgttcaagtGTTCTGCTCACCACGTATTATCTGGCTTGTCCAAATGTTCTGCTCGCTACGTACTagctggcttgttgatgtgttctgctagTCAcgaactatctggcttgttcatgtgttctgcttgccacatactatttggcttgtccaagtgttctgctccctacgtactatctggcttgtagaTGTGTTCTGCTAgctacgtactatctggcttgttcatgtgttctgcttgccacatactatttggcttgtccaagtgttctgctccctacgtactatctggcttgtagaTGTGTTCTGCTAgctacgtactatctggcttgttcatgtgttctgctcgtcaGGTACTATCTGACTTCTTAATGTTTTCTGCTTGCCACGTcctatctggtttgttcatgtgttctgatagccacgtactatctggcgtgTTCATGTGTTCTCCTCGCCAGGTACTATCTGACATCTTAATgttttctgctcgccacgtactatctggtttgttcatgtgttctgttcaCCACGTACTATctagcttgttcatgtgttctgctcgccacatactatcttGTGTGTCCAAGTATTCTGCtccccacgtactatctggcttgttgatgtgttctggtAGCCACGTACTATCTTGCttattcatgtgttctgctcgccaggtaCTATCTGACTTGTTCATGTTTTGTGCTTTCACatactatctggtttgttcatgtgttctgctcgccacgtactatctggcttgttcatgtgttcagtTCACCAGACACTCTCTGGCTTGTTCatatgttctgctcgccacatactatctggcttgtccatGTGTTCAgctcgccacatactatcttGCTTGTCCAAGTGTTCTGCTCCCTACATACTATGtagcttgttgatgtgttctgctagctacgtactatctggcttgttcatgagttctgctcgccaggtactatctgacttgttcatgttttctgctcgccacgtactatctactatgttcatgtgttctgctcgccacgtactatctggcttgttcacgtGTTCTGTTCACCACATAAAATCTGGCTTGTTCatatgttctgctcgccacgtactatctggcttgtccatgtgttctgctcgccacatactatcttgcttgtccaagtgttctgctccccatgtactatctggcttgttcatgtgttctgcttgccacgtactctccggcttgttcatgtgttctgctcgctacttactatctggcttgttcgtgtgttctgctcgctacgtactatctggcttgttgatgtgttctgctcgccacatactatctggtttgttcatgtgttctgcttgccacatactatctgccttgttcatgtgttctgttcaCCATGTACTATCTAGCTTTTTCATGTGTTCTGTTTtccacatactatctggcttgttcatgtgttctgctcaccccatactatctggcttgtccaaGTGTTCTGCTCCCCACATACTATCTTGCTTGTAGATGTGTTCTGctagccacgtactatctggcttgttcatgtgttctcctCGCCAGGTACTATCTGACATCTTAATGTTTTCTGtttgccacgtactatctggtttgttcatgtgttctgatagccacgtactatctggcttgttcatgtgttctgctcgctaggtactatctgacttgttcatgtgttctgctcgccacatactgtcttgcttgtccaagtgttctgctcgccacgtactatctggtttgttcatgtgttcaGTTCACCAGATACTCTCTGGCTTGTTCatatgttctgctcgccacatactatctggcttgtccatgtgttctgctcgccacatactatcttgcttgtccaagtgttctgctccccatgtactatctggcttgttcatgtgttctgctagctatgtactatctggcttgttcatgtgttctgcttgccACGTACTCTCTGGCTTGTTCATATGTTCTGCTCGCTacttactatctggcttgttcgtgTGTTCTGCTCGCTACGTACTGTCTGGCTTGTTAATGTTTTCTGCTCGCTATGTACTaactggcttgttgatgtgttctgctcaCCACGTACTCTCTGACTTGTTCATGTTTTCTGCTAGCTAtggactatctggcttgttcatgtgttctgcttgccACGTACTCTCTGGCTTGTTCATATGTTCTGCTCGCTacttactatctggcttgttcgtgtgttctgctcgccaggtactatctgacttgttcatgttttctgctcgccacgtaatatctggtttgttcatgtgttctgtttgctacgtactatctggctagtttatgtgttctgctcgccacatactatctggcttgttcacatgttctgctcgccacgtactatctggcttgttcatgtattctgctcgccacgtactatctggcttgctcATGTGTTCTGCTTGCCATGTATTGTCTGGCTTGTTAGTGTtttctgctcgccacatactaactaggttgttgatgtgttctgctcaCCAGGTTCTATcttgcttgttcatgtgttctgctcgccacgtacagTCTGGCTTGTtcgtgtgttctgctcgccatgtGCTAACTAGCTTATTGATGTTTTCTGTGCGCcatgtactatctggcttgttgatgAGTTCTGTTtgccacatactatctggcttgttcatgtgttctgctcgctacgtacaatctggtttgttcatgtgatctgctcgccacgtactatctagcttcttcatgtgttctgctcgccacgtactatctggcttgttcatgtgttctgctcgctacGTACTGTCTGGCTTGTTTGTGTGCTCTGCTCGCCAAGTACTAACtcgcttgttgatgtgttctgctcgccacataatatctggcttgttgatgtgttttgttcgccacatactatctggcttgttcatataTTCTGCTCACCACGTACTGTCTGGCTTGTTCTCATGTTCTGCTTGTAACGTACTAACTGGCTTGTGTATGTattctgctcgccacatactatctggcttgttcatgtgttctgttccCCATTTACTATCTGGCTTTTTTATGTGTTCTTcttgccacgtactatctggcttgacaTGAGTTCTGCTCGCTACatactatctggtttgttcatgtaTTCTGCTCGCCACATAGAATCTATCTTGTTCATGTGTACTGATCGCCAGGTACTATCTGGCATGCTCatatgttctgctcgccacatattatctggcttgttcatctgttctgctcgccacgtaatATCTGGCTTGCTCATATGTTCTGCGTCCAACAtattatctggcttgttcatgtgttctgctcgccaagtACTATCAGGCTTGTTTATTTGTTCTGCACGACACGTACTATATCGCTTGTTCAAGTGTTCTGCTTGCCACGTACTatgtggcttgttcatgtgttctgctcaccaCGTATTATCTGGCTTGTCCAAATGTTCTGCTCGCTACGTACTagctggcttgttgatgtgttctgctagTCAcgaactatctggcttgttcatgtgtactgcttgccacatactatttggcttgttcatgtgttctgctcaccccatactatctggcttgtccaagtgttctgctccccacgtactatctggcttgtagaTGTGTTCTGctagccacgtactatctggcttgttcatgtgttctgctcgccaggtaCTATCTGACTTCTTAATGTTTTCTGcttgccacgtactatctggtttgttcatgtgttctgatagccacgtactatctggcttgttcatgtgttctgctcgccaggtactatctgacttgttcatgttttctgctcgccacgtactatctggtttgttcatgtgttctgttcaccacgtactatctggcttgttgatgtgttctgcttGCCACGTACGATCTGGCTTGTCCATATGTTCTGCTTGCCACATACTATCTTGCGTGTCCAAGTGTTCTGCtccccacgtactatctggcttgttgatgtgttctggtagccacgtactatctggcttgttcatgtgttctgctcgccaggtaCTATCTGACTTGTTCATGTTTTGTGCTTTCACatactatctggtttgttcatgtgttctgctcgccacgtactatctggtttgttcatgtgttcaGTTCACCAGATACTCTCTGGCTTGTTCATATGTTCTGCTCACCACATACTATCTGCCTTgtccatgtgttctgctcgccacatactatcttGCTTGTCCAAGTGTTCTGCTCCCTACATACTATGtagcttgttgatgtgttctgctagctacgtactatctggcttgttcatgagttctgctcgccaggtactatctgacttgttcatgttttctgctcgccacgtactatctactatgttcatgtgttctgctcgccacgtactatctggcttgttcacgtGTTCTGTTCACCACATACAATCTGGCTTGTTCatatgttctgctcgccacatactatcttgcttgtccaagtgttctgctccccatgtactatctggcttgttcatgtgttctgctcgcctcatactatctggcttgttcatgtgttctgctcgctacgtactgtctggcttgttcatgtgcccTGCTTGCCACGTACTAACttgcttgttgatgtgttctgctcgccacataatatctggcttgttgatgtgttctgttcgccatgtactatctggcttgttcatataTTCTGCTTGCCACACACTGTCTGGCTTGTTCTCGTGTTCTGCTTGTAACATAGTAAATggtttgttgatgtgttctgctcgccacataccATCTAGCTTGTTAATGTGTTTTGTTCCCCACATACTACCTGGGTTGGTCATGTGTTCTGTTCCCctcatactatctggcttgttcatgtgttctgcttgccacatactatctggcttgttaagGTGATCTGCTCTCAAAGTACTGTCTGGCTTATTCATGTGTTCTACTCGCTATGTACTaactggcttgttgatgtgttcttctcaccacatactatctggctttTTGATGTGTTCTGTtcaccacgtactatctggctttttGATATGTTCTGTtcaccacgtactatctggcttgttcatgtgttctgctcgccacatatTATTTGGCTTTCCCatatgttctgctcgccacatatTATCTGGCTTTTTCATTTGTTCTGCTCactacgtactatctggcttgctcATATGGTCTGTGCTCCACAtattatctggcttgttcatgtgttttgCTCGCCAGGTACTATCTGGCTTGCTGATATGGTCTGTTCGCCAGGtaatatctggcttgttcatgtgttctgctcgcaacGTActttctggcttgttcatgtgttctgctcgccaagtACTATCAGGCTTGtttatgtgttctgctcgccacgtactatatCGCTTGTACAAGTGTTCTGCTtgccacatactatctggcttgttcatgagtTCTGCTCACCACGTTTTATCTGGCTTGTCcaagtgttctgctcgccacttactagctggcttgttgatgtgttctgctagTCAcgaactatctggcttgttcatgtgttttaCTCGCTACATACTatttggcttgttcatgtgttctactCGCAATGTACCATCTGGCTTGTCCAAGTGTTCTGCtccccacgtactatctggcttgttgatgtgttctgctagCCACgttctatctggcttgttcatgtgttctgctcgccaggtactatctgacttgttcatgttttctgcttgccacgtactatctggtttgATTGTGTgctctgctcgccacgtactgtCTGGCTTGTTTATATTTTCTGTTTACTATGTACTTactggcttgttgatgtgttctgctcgccacatactatctgACATGTTGGTGTGTCCTGTTCGCGATGTAatatctggtttgttcatgtgttctgctcacaacgtactatctggcttgctcATATGCTCTGCTCGCCACATActttctggcttgttcatgtgatcTGCTCGCCAAGTACTATCAGGCTTGTTTATGTGTTCAGCTCGCCACGTACTATATCGCTTGTTCAAGTGTTCTGcttgccacgtactatctggcttgttcatgtgttttgCTCACCACGTTTTATCTGGCTTGTCCAAGTGTTCTGCATGCCATGTACTAGCTGGCTTGTTGATTTGTTCTGCTAGTAAtgaactatctggcttgttcatgtgttctgctcgccacatactatctggcttgttgatgagttctgcttgccacgtactatctggcttgttcatgtgttctgctcgccacatactatctggcttgtccatgtgttctgctcgccacgtactatcttgcttgtccaagtgttctgctccccacatactatctggcttgttgttGTGTTCTGCTAGCCaattactatctggcttgttcatgtgttctgctcgccaggtaCTATCTTACTTGTTTATGTTTTCTGCTCGCCATgtactatctggtttgttcatcTGTTCTTctcgccacatactatctggcttgttcatgtgttctgctcgccacgtactatctggcttgttcatgtgttctgctctccACTTACTATCTGGCAGGTtcgtgtgttctgctcgccacgtactgtctggcttgttcatgttttCTGCTCGCTATGTACTAACTGGCATGTTGGTGTGTTCTGTTTGCGTCGTAatatctggtttgttcatgtgttttGCTCGCCACGtattatctggcttgttcatgtgttcatcTCGCTACGTACTatatggcttgttcatgtgttctgctcgccacgtactttctggcttgttgatgtgttctgctcgcctcaTACTATATGGCTTGTTTGTGTGTTCTATTCGCCACATACTATctagcttgttcatgtgttctgctcgccacgtactatctggattGCTCATATGTTCTGCTCGCTACGTATTATCTGGCTTCTTTGTGTGTTCCAATCGCCACATATTCTCCCTCTTATGATGTGCTCTTGTTTTCAAGATGAGATCTTTGTGGTTAATATCTCATGATATAAATAGTTCCTATTGCTTTGTAGTCATCAAAGCAACGTCTCACTTCCACGACCAAACAGTTTCTGTCACTACTTGCCTGACTTTTTTGTCTTCTCGTGTTCGGAGATGGGTACAACCTGCTTGTTTCCTATGAAGAGTAGGGAAGTTGATATGATTGAGTGATCCGTGTAGTGCTTGATGTATCTAATGAAATAATGCTACTCTGTTCAGTTGTATGTGAATTATAGAAGATCTGTTttcctacatacacacacactcactaagacacacacatgcacaaacacacacacacacctacaggagccttgtagcctggtggatagcacgcaggactcgtaattctgtggcgcgagttCGAGTCCCGCACGAGTCAGAAACAAAtggtcaaagtttctttcaccctgaatgccccctgttacctagcagtaaataggtacctgggagttagtcagctgtcatgggctgcttcctggggtgtgtgtgtgtgtgtgtggtgtggaaaaaaaattaaaaagtagttagtaaacagttgattaaaagttgagaggcggaccgaaagagcataaatgctcatcccccgcaaacacaactaggtgattacaaacacacacacaaacatatacacacacacacacacacacacacacacacacacacacacatgggatactgaaggggttacagatggaaggggctgaacaaaacattgagaaggttttcaggttgggctggtacaacaaggacagaaaccgactggtaaaggtggtgtttacaaacgagaccACGAAGGAGGTTATTCTGGAAaagaagagtcatctgcagtatgtggaaaaatacaaaaatttattcctgcagagggacaggacgaaggaggagagagccaggagcagcagaggcaaggaggaagcacggggagagaggagtaaaccaggaaatcaaagccgccaacacaacagtcccagagacaagagggtaacccacaaccagcatcccaggaaCAACAGGggagagggcaacaccaccacccctctctgcatagaaaccctcccatcctctcaccctacctgccccccacCTTAATGCACCCCCCACCATCTAAttccgaccctgtcaccccttccctatTCCCACCATGTTCCCCCTCCCGCCTTTTCCCTCTGTCCCCCTCTCATCCCATACCCTCGTcttccctcaccccgtatcctacaTGTCCCCACTATCTCCTTACcctacaccctacctgtccccacttcccttgaacccccacacccaccccaaaatcctattagaccctgcaaaccacctcacagatcttctcacccagggaaaagctttccccaccagcagaacgctcgccaagaaggggacaagaaagtgaacagaagaaagtgagcttcaaggcaatttaCATTAACaatgatgggattacaaataaaacaagtgaattcAGAGAATTTTCTtcacaagaagaaaacccagacataatagcactcacagaaacaaagctaacgaaaaccataacaaatgcagtgtttccatagGACTacaatgtagtgaggaaagagagagagaaggaggaggagaagatggtgtagctttgctgataagaaagggttggagttttgaagaggtggtaaatcagaactgtgaaggtttcagtgactacatatcagacaccatagcaattggaggacagaaAAATATAgtagcagtcatatataaccccccaccgaacgacagaagacccagacaggaatatgatagaaacgacatggccaccatcaatataataaagagagcagcttctgtggctagcaggaacggatccagactactaatcataagagacatcaaccacgggaagaacagattgggagaacagacacccacatggaggaccagatacatggagagctaagcctcTGGACATGGCAACTGTTATGACCatgcatacaccagtatgattatACTGAGATTGGTGTATGAGTGTGCTCAAACTATAGTGATATCTTGGTTGATAGCCTCGTATCACGAATATTGTGTATATGATGTAATCTCATGTTACCATATATTAATCTTATTTTATGTATTGTCACTGTGTGTTATACATTTCCAAGAATATATTATTTCTGTATCA
This is a stretch of genomic DNA from Procambarus clarkii isolate CNS0578487 chromosome 45, FALCON_Pclarkii_2.0, whole genome shotgun sequence. It encodes these proteins:
- the LOC123752884 gene encoding uncharacterized protein translates to MNKPHSTWQAEHLNKRYSTCRAEQINKPDSTWRAEHMNKPDNMLDAEHMSKPDITWRAEQMNKPDNMWRAEHMSMPDSTWRSVHMNKIDSMWRAEYMNKPDSM
- the LOC138350327 gene encoding uncharacterized protein; the encoded protein is MNKPDSTLRADHLNKPDSMWQAEHMNKPDSMRGTEHMTNPGSMWGTKHINKLDGMWRAEHINKPFTMLQAEHENKPDSVWQAEYMNKPDSTWRTEHINKPDIMWRAEHINKQVSTWQAGHMNKPDST
- the LOC138350328 gene encoding uncharacterized protein, with the protein product MNKPDSTWQAEHLNKRYSTWRAEHINKPDSTWRADHMNKPESMWRAEHMSKPDKHTIKPDSTWQAENMNKSDSTWRAEHMNKPDRTWLAEHINKPDSTWGAEHLDKPDGTLRVEHMNKPNSM